The genomic interval GTAAGCGCCGCCGATTGGCTTGGCGAGGTTCCTGAAAACTGGGTTAAGCACAAAATCATGGTGCCTTTCACCTTTACTGACAAATACACCGTAAAATCAATTGTTCCTGCTGGTAAGTATAAAGTATCCGATACCATTGCAGTGCTTGTTGATTCAAAGGGTGAAGAGCATAAGGTGACCATGTACCAAAAGTGGCCTGTAAAAAAAGCTATCACGGCATACAAGGAAAAACCCCGTCCATTCAAAATCCTTGAAACTGGAGTTAGGGTTATTGATACCCTTAACCCCATTGCCGAGGGTGGTACTGGATTTATTCCGGGGCCATTTGGTTGCGGAAAAACTGTGCTACAGCACGCCTTGGCTAAACAGGCTAATGCCGATATGATTATTATGGCAGCCTGCGGTGAGCGTGCCAATGAGGTGGTTGAGATTTTTACTGAGTTTCCTCACCTCGATGACCCCCGTACAGGTCGTAAGCTAATGGAACGTACTACCATAATTTGTAATACATCTAACATGCCGGTAGCAGCCCGTGAGGCATCGGTTTACACCGCAATGACTATTGCTGAGTACTACCGCTCCATGGGTTTAAAGGTTCTGCTTTTGGCCGACTCTACATCCCGTTGGGCTCAGGCTCTGCGTGAAATGAGTAACCGTCTTGAGGAACTTCCTGGTCCCGATGCTTTCCCAATGGACCTTCCGGCTGTAATTGCCAACTTCTACGCCCGTGCTGGTTTCGTTTACCTCAATAATGGCAGCACTGGTTCAGTTACTTTCATCGGTACCGTTTCGCCCGCTGGCGGTAACCTTAAGGAGCCTGTTACCGAATCAACCAAAAAGGCTGCCCGCTGTTTCTATGCGCTCTCGCAGCAACGCGCCGATAGTAAACGTTATCCAGCCATCGACCCAATGGATAGCTACTCTAAGTACCTTGAGTATCCTGAAATTCAGGAATTCCTGAATAAGAATGTCAACGAAACCTGGGTTGATATGGTAATGAAGGCAAAGAATATCATACAGCGAGGTAGGGAAGCCTTTGAACAAATCAACATCCTTGGTGACGATGGCGTTCCTCTCGACTATCACGATCGTTATTGGAAGGCCGAGATCATTGACTTTGTTGTATTGCAACAGGATGCTTTCGATAAAATTGATTGTAATACGCCATTGAAGCGCCAGCGATATATGCTTGAAAAGGTTATGCAGATATGTG from Tenuifilum sp. 4138str carries:
- a CDS encoding V-type ATP synthase subunit A, translated to MKTQGKVTGIISNLVVVEVDGPVAQNEICYINLAGTKLMAEVIKVIGKLAYVQVFESTRGLRVGTPVEFQGHMLEVTLGPGLLSKNYDGLQHDLDKMKGIFLQRGDYTDALDFDSEWDFTPLVEPGAQVSAADWLGEVPENWVKHKIMVPFTFTDKYTVKSIVPAGKYKVSDTIAVLVDSKGEEHKVTMYQKWPVKKAITAYKEKPRPFKILETGVRVIDTLNPIAEGGTGFIPGPFGCGKTVLQHALAKQANADMIIMAACGERANEVVEIFTEFPHLDDPRTGRKLMERTTIICNTSNMPVAAREASVYTAMTIAEYYRSMGLKVLLLADSTSRWAQALREMSNRLEELPGPDAFPMDLPAVIANFYARAGFVYLNNGSTGSVTFIGTVSPAGGNLKEPVTESTKKAARCFYALSQQRADSKRYPAIDPMDSYSKYLEYPEIQEFLNKNVNETWVDMVMKAKNIIQRGREAFEQINILGDDGVPLDYHDRYWKAEIIDFVVLQQDAFDKIDCNTPLKRQRYMLEKVMQICDTNFHFDGFEQCSSYYKRIINALKQMNYSEFQSEEFYNYEKELETILNERRVQ